Proteins from a genomic interval of Clostridium sp. AN503:
- a CDS encoding AI-2E family transporter: MGKPEKKLKKIILILGITGAVYGSFRFLLPLVIPFLLAWGLAVLLRPSAQWIAGHCRVRIPRGIVTRWFASRAGGKPGPPGVKAGEYYIGIPVGVAGVLELLVITAAVSVGIYLGGRKLCLEASLFINRIPEWIGILDTWLTAVCHDMEDIFCLKANVLVVLMREMLKGLMGSIKNAAMPYVMVNSVSVFKWGIGISVILVVVLVSVGLCLQEMDRWKKRCAMSIYNREYALIGRRLAIVANAYLKTQGIIMMLTAAICTVGFWLLGNPYYILAGVGIGILDALPVFGTGTVLIPWAVVMFFSGRWGRGIVLLALYLICYFLREILEAKLMGDRVGLSPLETLMSMYVGLELFGIVGFLLGPVGLLLIKDLVEALE, encoded by the coding sequence ATGGGTAAACCGGAAAAGAAACTGAAGAAAATTATATTAATACTGGGAATTACAGGCGCAGTATATGGGAGCTTCCGCTTCCTGCTGCCCCTTGTGATTCCCTTTTTGCTGGCCTGGGGGCTGGCGGTTCTTCTGCGGCCGTCGGCGCAGTGGATCGCCGGACACTGCCGGGTGCGGATACCAAGGGGGATTGTTACTCGATGGTTTGCAAGTCGGGCGGGCGGGAAGCCAGGACCGCCCGGTGTAAAGGCCGGGGAATATTACATTGGCATACCTGTCGGCGTGGCGGGGGTGCTGGAGCTGCTGGTCATTACAGCAGCGGTCTCTGTGGGAATATATCTGGGCGGCCGGAAGCTGTGTCTGGAGGCCAGTCTTTTCATAAACCGCATACCGGAATGGATCGGGATACTGGATACATGGCTGACAGCGGTCTGCCATGACATGGAAGATATCTTCTGTCTGAAGGCCAATGTGCTGGTGGTTTTGATGCGGGAAATGTTAAAAGGGCTGATGGGCAGCATCAAGAATGCGGCTATGCCGTATGTGATGGTGAATTCCGTCTCTGTGTTTAAGTGGGGGATCGGCATCTCCGTGATCCTGGTGGTGGTGTTAGTCTCTGTGGGACTCTGCCTGCAGGAGATGGACCGGTGGAAGAAACGGTGCGCCATGTCCATTTACAACCGGGAATATGCATTGATCGGGCGGCGGCTTGCGATCGTTGCCAATGCGTATCTGAAGACCCAGGGAATCATCATGATGCTGACCGCGGCGATCTGCACCGTGGGCTTTTGGCTGCTCGGGAATCCCTATTATATCCTGGCGGGAGTGGGGATCGGGATACTGGATGCGCTGCCCGTGTTCGGGACAGGGACCGTGCTGATCCCCTGGGCGGTGGTCATGTTTTTTAGCGGACGCTGGGGACGGGGGATCGTACTGCTGGCGCTATATCTGATCTGCTATTTTTTGCGGGAGATCCTGGAAGCAAAGCTGATGGGAGACAGGGTGGGCCTGTCCCCCTTAGAAACATTGATGTCTATGTATGTGGGCCTGGAACTGTTTGGGATCGTGGGGTTTTTGCTGGGGCCTGTGGGGCTGCTGCTCATAAAGGATCTGGTGGAGGCGCTTGAGTAG
- a CDS encoding alpha-galactosidase has product MGITYQENGRLFTLHTEHTTYQMKVDQYGYLLHLYYGGRADGSMEYLLNYEDRGFSGNPYEAGSDRTYSLDALPQEYPTQGTGDYRSPALVVKNGDGSVSTVLKYAGHSIVAGKYGLPGLPAVYAEAGESAEPPGAAGEADRAETLEIYLEDRANGLRVTLFYGVLPKRDVITRAVKVENRGGADLELLKVQTACLDFLYGDYDLISFYGRHAMERNYQRTAVGHGAQVIGSRRGTSSHQYNPFVILAGREATERHGECYGLSFVYSGMFKAEAERDQYGQTRISMGLQDELFSCVLKAGETFYGPEVILSCTTEGLSALSHNFHRVIRHNLCRGIYKTARRPVLINNWEATYFDFDGEKLYQIAKQASELGVEMFVLDDGWFGNRNTDTTGLGDWSVNEAKLGCTLGELAERINGLGLKFGLWVEPEMISEDSGLYRAHPDWAFAVPGRRPVRARDQLVLDFSRKEVREHIFESICQVLDHANIEYIKWDMNRSIADVYSATASREDQGMVMYRYMLGLYDFLERLLAWYPGLLIEGCSGGGGRFDAGMLYYTPQIWCSDNTDAVDRIHIQYGTSFGYPVSAVGSHVSAVPNHQNGRITSMETRGCVAMAGSFGYELDLSRLTEEEKVCVKEQTAEYKKYWNLIHNGDYYRLTCPPAGDALGAWMYVSEDKGEALMQAVTLEAHGNPLTLSVRLAGLDPKGMYENTETGSRYCGAALMEAGIPLPRLKEEYQSCKLHLRRIQAEHG; this is encoded by the coding sequence ATGGGGATTACTTATCAGGAAAACGGACGGTTATTTACACTACATACGGAGCACACCACCTATCAGATGAAGGTGGACCAATACGGCTATCTGCTCCATCTCTATTACGGAGGGCGTGCTGACGGCTCCATGGAGTATCTCTTAAACTATGAGGACAGGGGGTTTTCGGGGAATCCATATGAGGCGGGAAGCGACCGCACCTATTCCCTGGACGCCCTGCCCCAGGAATATCCGACCCAGGGGACCGGCGATTACCGCAGCCCGGCCCTGGTGGTGAAAAACGGGGACGGGAGTGTCAGTACGGTCCTCAAATATGCCGGTCACAGCATCGTGGCGGGGAAATACGGGCTGCCGGGGCTGCCGGCTGTGTATGCGGAGGCCGGGGAGAGTGCGGAACCGCCGGGAGCTGCGGGCGAGGCAGACCGCGCGGAAACTCTGGAGATCTACCTGGAGGATCGTGCAAACGGGCTTCGGGTCACGCTGTTCTACGGCGTTTTGCCAAAGCGGGATGTGATCACCAGGGCGGTCAAGGTCGAAAACCGGGGCGGGGCGGATCTGGAGCTTTTAAAGGTGCAGACGGCCTGTCTGGATTTTCTCTACGGCGATTATGACCTGATCAGCTTTTATGGGCGTCATGCCATGGAGCGGAATTACCAGAGGACGGCGGTAGGTCACGGCGCGCAGGTGATCGGGAGCAGGCGGGGAACCTCCAGCCATCAGTACAATCCATTTGTGATCCTTGCAGGGCGGGAGGCCACGGAGCGTCACGGGGAATGCTATGGCCTGTCTTTTGTATACAGCGGTATGTTTAAAGCGGAGGCGGAGAGGGACCAGTACGGACAGACCCGGATCAGCATGGGGCTTCAGGATGAGCTGTTTTCCTGTGTCTTAAAAGCAGGAGAAACATTCTACGGCCCGGAGGTCATCTTAAGCTGCACCACAGAGGGGCTTTCGGCCCTGTCCCACAATTTCCACCGGGTGATCCGCCATAATCTCTGCCGGGGCATCTATAAGACGGCGCGGCGTCCGGTGCTGATCAACAACTGGGAGGCCACGTATTTTGACTTTGACGGGGAGAAGCTGTATCAGATCGCCAAGCAGGCGTCGGAACTGGGCGTGGAGATGTTCGTGCTGGACGACGGATGGTTCGGGAATCGGAATACGGACACAACCGGTCTGGGAGACTGGTCCGTCAATGAAGCAAAGCTTGGATGCACGCTGGGGGAGCTGGCGGAGCGGATCAACGGCCTTGGCCTGAAATTCGGCCTGTGGGTGGAGCCGGAGATGATCTCCGAGGACAGCGGGCTTTACCGGGCCCACCCGGACTGGGCATTTGCGGTTCCCGGAAGGAGACCGGTGCGTGCCAGGGACCAGCTTGTTCTTGATTTTTCAAGAAAAGAAGTGAGGGAGCATATTTTTGAGAGTATCTGTCAGGTACTGGATCACGCCAATATTGAGTATATCAAGTGGGATATGAACCGGAGCATTGCGGATGTGTATTCAGCCACCGCTTCCAGGGAGGACCAGGGGATGGTCATGTACCGGTATATGCTGGGGCTTTATGATTTTCTGGAGCGACTTCTGGCCTGGTATCCCGGACTGCTGATCGAGGGATGCAGCGGCGGCGGCGGACGGTTCGACGCGGGGATGCTTTACTATACGCCTCAGATCTGGTGCAGCGACAATACGGATGCGGTCGACCGTATCCATATCCAGTACGGGACCTCCTTTGGCTATCCGGTGTCGGCGGTGGGTTCCCACGTCTCGGCGGTGCCGAACCATCAGAACGGCCGGATCACATCCATGGAAACCAGAGGCTGCGTCGCCATGGCGGGCAGCTTTGGGTATGAGCTGGATCTAAGCCGCCTCACTGAGGAGGAAAAGGTTTGTGTGAAGGAACAGACGGCGGAATATAAAAAGTACTGGAATCTCATTCACAATGGGGATTATTACCGGCTTACCTGCCCGCCTGCGGGCGATGCGCTGGGGGCCTGGATGTATGTGAGTGAAGATAAGGGTGAGGCGCTTATGCAGGCGGTGACACTGGAAGCCCACGGAAACCCGCTGACCCTGAGTGTGAGACTGGCGGGGCTGGACCCGAAGGGCATGTATGAAAATACGGAAACCGGAAGCCGGTATTGTGGGGCGGCGCTGATGGAGGCAGGCATACCGCTTCCCCGGTTAAAGGAAGAATACCAGAGCTGCAAACTGCATTTGCGGCGGATCCAGGCGGAACACGGATGA
- a CDS encoding alpha-amylase family glycosyl hydrolase codes for MKKGEQTFRARLERHLDELKWLYMELYDDESQFAYLLEQLHQFYEERKPALKRLDERREQDGDWYRKPGMTGMMLYVEQFAGTLAGVREKLDYIRRCGVNYLHLMPLLDTPEGRSDGGYAVADFRKVQPKLGTMEDLETLADACRRRGISLCLDFVMNHTSEDHEWAKRARAGEKEYQDRYFFFGDGSVPAQYERTVPQVFPTTAPGNFTWLPETGHYVMTTFYPYQWDLNYRNPVVFGEMMFNLLYLANRGIDVIRIDAVPYIWKQLGTNCRNLPQVHTIVRMMRMICEIVCPGTVLLGEVVMEPDKVAPYFGTVEKPECHMLYNVTTMATTWHTLAARDVRLLKRQMEIVGSLPPEYTFLNYLRCHDDIGWGLDYPLLKTWGMEQVPHKKFLNDYFTGKRADSVSRGELYNEDPATGDARFCGTSASMCGIEKAGFENDQAAMETAIRTDVMLHAFMLFLSGIPMIYSGDEIGQVNDYSYHDDPLKAADSRYIHRGSFQWDLVGRIDLPGTVQNGIFHGLRKLEMIRAQQTAFDASASFGTLDTGDDAVLGLVRESGGERIIGVFNFSGQQRNIRVSGEEGSYEDLMDGAIRELPQAELEAYGFCWLKRLEPLL; via the coding sequence ATGAAAAAAGGGGAGCAGACCTTCAGGGCGCGTCTGGAGCGCCACTTAGATGAGTTAAAATGGCTTTACATGGAACTTTATGATGATGAGTCACAGTTTGCATACCTGCTGGAACAGCTCCACCAGTTCTACGAGGAGCGCAAACCGGCGTTAAAAAGGCTGGATGAGCGGAGGGAACAGGACGGAGACTGGTACAGGAAACCGGGAATGACCGGGATGATGCTGTACGTGGAGCAATTTGCCGGTACATTGGCCGGGGTAAGGGAAAAGCTTGATTACATCCGGCGGTGCGGCGTTAACTACCTGCATCTGATGCCGCTTTTGGACACGCCGGAGGGGCGGTCTGACGGAGGGTACGCGGTGGCCGATTTCAGGAAGGTGCAGCCGAAGCTTGGCACCATGGAGGATTTAGAGACCCTGGCCGATGCCTGCCGCAGGAGAGGGATCAGCCTCTGTCTGGATTTTGTCATGAACCATACCTCTGAGGACCATGAGTGGGCGAAACGGGCCAGGGCAGGGGAAAAAGAATACCAGGACCGTTATTTTTTCTTCGGGGACGGATCTGTGCCTGCCCAGTATGAACGCACGGTACCGCAGGTGTTTCCAACCACGGCGCCGGGGAATTTTACCTGGCTGCCGGAGACCGGACATTATGTGATGACCACCTTCTATCCCTACCAGTGGGACTTAAATTACCGCAATCCGGTGGTGTTTGGGGAAATGATGTTTAACCTTTTATATCTGGCTAACCGGGGGATCGATGTGATACGGATCGATGCGGTGCCCTATATCTGGAAACAACTGGGGACCAACTGCAGGAATCTGCCGCAGGTGCACACGATCGTCCGTATGATGCGCATGATCTGCGAGATCGTATGCCCGGGCACCGTGCTGTTAGGCGAGGTGGTGATGGAACCGGATAAAGTGGCGCCTTATTTTGGCACAGTAGAGAAGCCGGAATGCCACATGCTCTACAATGTGACCACCATGGCGACTACCTGGCATACCCTGGCAGCCCGGGATGTGCGGCTCTTAAAGCGCCAGATGGAGATCGTGGGAAGCCTGCCGCCGGAGTACACATTTTTGAACTATCTGCGGTGTCATGATGACATCGGCTGGGGGCTTGATTATCCGCTTTTAAAGACCTGGGGCATGGAGCAGGTTCCTCATAAGAAATTCTTAAATGACTATTTTACCGGGAAGCGGGCAGACAGCGTGAGCCGGGGGGAACTTTACAATGAAGACCCGGCGACCGGTGACGCCAGGTTCTGCGGAACGTCGGCATCCATGTGCGGGATTGAGAAGGCGGGATTTGAAAATGATCAGGCGGCTATGGAGACGGCAATTCGGACCGATGTGATGCTGCATGCATTTATGCTGTTTCTGTCCGGCATCCCCATGATCTACAGCGGGGACGAGATCGGGCAGGTCAATGACTACAGTTACCACGATGACCCGCTTAAAGCCGCGGATTCCCGTTATATTCACAGGGGCAGCTTTCAGTGGGATCTGGTAGGGCGGATCGATCTGCCGGGAACGGTCCAGAACGGGATATTCCACGGACTGAGGAAACTGGAAATGATCCGGGCGCAGCAGACGGCATTTGACGCCTCAGCATCCTTTGGCACACTGGACACCGGAGACGATGCGGTGCTTGGCCTTGTGAGGGAATCAGGCGGCGAGCGGATCATCGGAGTATTCAATTTCAGCGGACAGCAAAGGAACATAAGGGTGAGCGGAGAGGAAGGCAGTTATGAGGATCTTATGGATGGAGCAATCCGTGAGCTGCCGCAGGCAGAGCTGGAGGCCTATGGATTTTGTTGGTTAAAACGATTGGAGCCGTTGTTATAA
- a CDS encoding M24 family metallopeptidase: MRKVRFGVVGGGGAFYFHANGIRDSEILEYTAIYDVNYENAKRMAKKYKNNPMTAYETLDEMLESDIDAVLVMVPHIFHDDIVVRCAQKKKHVLCEKPMGTTMEGCQRMIDACEENGVLFMIAENHRFLPAHNCVHDLIASGAIGRVLMIRAYEGVNEIPGLSMSGFWKGDPIKAGGGSLMDMAAHKFATIEYIMGSRCEEVTAVAAKQMINLPEKAEDNAVAIARYENGAIADVMVSFTQMTPPFNSLEVYGTEGTIFENHAWEKPVRVYSMTSRDERMRQKWYEPDCEHAPFPRYYPISVKREDEHFAMCVLENRQPEFTPYQAMHAIEAILAGYLSHIEKRPVKCEEIREMGKEGRTHEILEKLAASIPVNKNLKEIKMAEPIGYEKGKAAAVMEKYDLDLLIATSPIHTYYTTGLPVLHSAPNPILAALANQYPYMGLIRRRGENTVVHWNVFKSAEDLCWAADSVGIESPLDVQRALKWKLKQWGMEGKRVGVESTAPKYVMDVLSDPKWNLQIVEADQAFRDMRLVKSDREMEHILKATEITETALRRCIDACAVGVTDNELLAIGKRAMLDAGASDWDHLTMTIGDSDPEAPGTGRAIKEGEIIRLDFGANYKGYVADVNCHVIVGKTPEAAKQHIDALLDFQHYIEERVKPGTNMKALGEEARAYYTAKYPDSLAFSIGHSMGLECEDVHILGTLGAIDGPFEKNMVFEIEAWESFGGALIGVEDTYVVTEDGCRKVTTISKHIIEK; the protein is encoded by the coding sequence ATGAGGAAGGTGAGATTTGGCGTAGTCGGCGGAGGCGGTGCGTTCTATTTCCATGCCAACGGCATCCGGGATTCCGAGATCCTGGAGTACACGGCGATCTACGATGTCAACTATGAGAATGCAAAACGCATGGCAAAGAAGTATAAAAACAATCCGATGACCGCATATGAGACCCTGGATGAGATGCTTGAGAGCGATATCGACGCCGTGCTGGTCATGGTACCGCACATTTTCCATGATGATATCGTGGTGAGATGCGCACAGAAGAAAAAGCATGTGCTCTGTGAAAAGCCCATGGGCACCACCATGGAAGGGTGCCAGAGAATGATCGACGCCTGTGAGGAGAACGGGGTCCTGTTCATGATCGCGGAAAACCACCGGTTCCTGCCGGCCCATAACTGTGTCCATGATCTGATCGCGTCGGGCGCGATCGGAAGGGTGCTGATGATCCGGGCATACGAGGGCGTCAATGAGATCCCGGGCCTCAGCATGAGCGGCTTCTGGAAGGGCGACCCGATCAAGGCGGGCGGCGGTTCCCTGATGGATATGGCGGCCCACAAGTTTGCGACCATCGAGTATATCATGGGAAGCCGGTGTGAGGAAGTGACCGCTGTGGCGGCAAAGCAGATGATCAACCTGCCGGAGAAAGCGGAGGACAATGCGGTGGCGATCGCCAGATATGAAAATGGCGCGATCGCGGATGTGATGGTGAGCTTTACACAGATGACGCCGCCCTTTAACAGCCTGGAGGTCTACGGCACCGAGGGGACCATCTTTGAGAACCATGCGTGGGAGAAGCCGGTGCGGGTCTATTCCATGACGTCCAGGGATGAGCGGATGCGGCAGAAATGGTACGAGCCGGACTGTGAACACGCACCGTTCCCCAGATACTATCCGATCTCCGTGAAACGGGAGGATGAGCATTTTGCGATGTGCGTGCTGGAGAACAGACAGCCGGAATTTACGCCTTACCAGGCGATGCACGCTATTGAGGCGATCCTGGCCGGGTATCTGTCCCATATCGAGAAGCGTCCGGTGAAATGTGAGGAGATCCGGGAGATGGGAAAAGAAGGCAGGACTCATGAGATCCTGGAAAAGCTGGCGGCGTCCATCCCGGTCAATAAGAATCTAAAGGAGATAAAAATGGCAGAACCCATAGGATATGAGAAAGGAAAAGCGGCGGCGGTGATGGAAAAATACGATCTGGATCTTCTGATCGCCACATCGCCGATCCACACCTATTACACCACAGGGCTTCCGGTGCTTCACAGCGCGCCGAACCCCATACTGGCGGCCCTGGCAAACCAGTACCCCTATATGGGGCTGATCCGCAGGAGAGGGGAAAATACCGTCGTCCACTGGAACGTATTTAAGAGCGCCGAAGACCTGTGCTGGGCGGCTGACAGCGTAGGCATTGAAAGCCCGCTGGATGTGCAGAGGGCGTTAAAGTGGAAACTGAAGCAGTGGGGGATGGAAGGAAAACGGGTCGGAGTGGAGTCCACCGCGCCCAAGTACGTGATGGATGTGCTGAGCGATCCCAAATGGAACCTGCAGATCGTGGAGGCAGACCAGGCGTTCCGGGATATGCGCCTTGTAAAATCCGACCGGGAGATGGAGCACATATTGAAGGCCACGGAGATCACCGAGACCGCTCTTCGCAGATGTATCGACGCCTGTGCAGTGGGCGTGACGGACAATGAACTGCTTGCCATCGGGAAGAGGGCCATGCTGGATGCCGGCGCGTCCGACTGGGACCACCTGACCATGACCATCGGGGATTCCGATCCCGAGGCCCCCGGAACGGGAAGGGCCATCAAAGAAGGGGAGATCATCCGTCTGGATTTCGGCGCCAACTATAAAGGCTATGTGGCGGACGTGAACTGCCACGTGATCGTCGGGAAAACGCCGGAGGCGGCAAAGCAGCATATTGACGCGCTTTTGGATTTCCAGCATTACATTGAGGAGCGAGTAAAGCCCGGGACCAACATGAAGGCGCTGGGAGAGGAAGCGCGGGCGTACTACACCGCCAAATACCCGGACAGCCTGGCATTTTCCATCGGCCACAGCATGGGGCTAGAGTGTGAGGACGTCCATATCCTCGGGACGTTGGGCGCCATAGACGGCCCGTTTGAGAAAAACATGGTGTTTGAGATCGAGGCATGGGAGAGCTTTGGCGGCGCATTGATCGGCGTCGAGGATACTTATGTGGTGACAGAAGACGGATGCAGGAAGGTAACGACCATTTCCAAGCATATTATTGAGAAATAA
- a CDS encoding SDR family oxidoreductase produces MGKKVAVVTGAANGIGQASALKFVKEGYAVAMIDISPALSKTEDMIHEMGGECLSCVGDVQDEKAMEAFIQSVEDTYGTIDVLNNNAGIVVVKPLEDTKYEEFERVAKVNIGGTFVLTKLVLPVMKKQKKGAIVNLGSISGHVGQTEHAIYGATKGAVISFTRAVAWEVADYNIRVNSVSPGSVDTPMLRSDIQLESTRTGMPFEEVKKLREAEQAFKRWADPSEIADAIYFLASDGASFITGTDLLVDCGWAAK; encoded by the coding sequence ATGGGGAAAAAAGTAGCAGTCGTAACTGGAGCCGCCAACGGGATCGGCCAGGCTTCCGCCCTGAAATTCGTGAAGGAAGGGTATGCGGTGGCAATGATCGATATCAGCCCGGCGTTGTCAAAGACAGAAGATATGATCCATGAGATGGGCGGCGAGTGCTTAAGCTGCGTGGGGGATGTACAGGATGAGAAAGCGATGGAGGCGTTCATCCAGAGCGTGGAGGATACATACGGGACCATCGATGTGCTGAACAATAATGCGGGGATCGTCGTGGTAAAGCCGTTGGAGGACACAAAGTACGAGGAGTTTGAGCGGGTTGCCAAAGTGAATATCGGCGGGACCTTCGTGCTGACCAAACTGGTGCTGCCGGTTATGAAAAAACAGAAAAAAGGAGCCATCGTCAATCTGGGCTCCATCTCAGGCCATGTGGGACAGACCGAGCATGCGATCTACGGCGCTACCAAAGGGGCGGTGATCTCCTTTACCAGGGCGGTGGCATGGGAGGTGGCGGACTACAATATCCGCGTCAATTCCGTAAGCCCCGGTTCCGTAGATACACCGATGCTGCGCTCCGATATCCAGCTGGAGTCGACCAGGACAGGGATGCCCTTTGAGGAGGTCAAAAAGCTCCGGGAGGCGGAGCAGGCGTTCAAACGGTGGGCGGACCCGTCGGAGATCGCAGATGCGATCTATTTCCTGGCAAGCGACGGAGCGTCCTTTATCACTGGGACGGACCTGCTGGTAGACTGCGGATGGGCGGCAAAATGA
- a CDS encoding 3-keto-5-aminohexanoate cleavage protein — protein MRKQEPLIIVATPNVCWLHPEVGYPQNAQEIGEEAALCREAGATVLHTHAEGQWKEVYDSVKAKSDILLQGGMSSIPLQERIELFELKYDMVSIIANHHAEAFKQVNCDMLHPLAELEEYAAACRKYGVKPEFEIWHTGAIWNLNRLIEKELLDGPYITTLFFGWPGGTWSPATLEEYLYRRRMMPDNCACTVTIMCEEQMDILAAAIVNGDNVRVGTEDYPFNQAGKICTTHELVQEIADISRSLGREVATVAQAREMLGL, from the coding sequence ATGAGAAAACAGGAACCGCTGATCATCGTAGCAACGCCTAATGTCTGCTGGCTTCATCCGGAGGTTGGCTATCCGCAGAACGCGCAGGAGATCGGTGAGGAGGCCGCGCTGTGCCGGGAGGCGGGCGCGACGGTACTCCACACCCACGCGGAGGGGCAGTGGAAAGAGGTGTATGATTCTGTGAAGGCCAAATCCGATATCCTGCTCCAGGGCGGCATGTCCAGCATCCCGCTGCAGGAGAGGATCGAGCTGTTCGAGCTGAAATACGACATGGTCTCTATCATTGCCAATCATCATGCGGAGGCGTTCAAGCAGGTAAACTGCGATATGCTGCATCCGCTTGCAGAGCTTGAGGAATATGCCGCCGCATGCCGTAAGTACGGTGTGAAACCGGAGTTTGAGATCTGGCATACCGGCGCGATCTGGAATCTAAACCGCCTGATCGAGAAGGAGCTTTTGGACGGGCCGTACATCACGACGCTGTTCTTTGGCTGGCCGGGCGGCACCTGGTCCCCGGCAACCTTGGAGGAGTACTTGTACCGCCGCAGGATGATGCCTGACAACTGCGCCTGCACCGTTACCATCATGTGCGAGGAGCAGATGGATATTCTGGCGGCAGCGATCGTAAACGGGGATAACGTGCGTGTGGGAACAGAGGACTATCCCTTCAACCAGGCGGGGAAGATCTGTACGACCCATGAGCTGGTCCAGGAGATCGCCGATATTTCCAGAAGCCTTGGCAGGGAAGTGGCGACTGTGGCGCAGGCAAGAGAGATGCTTGGTTTATAG
- the nudC gene encoding NAD(+) diphosphatase, protein MIQDIAPHTFDNAYRNPAPGPDSYALYYEGQTVLVDLLVDGTFDFPKFRDLEALNNDIYHTYTYLFSIDGRPFYLLDHITVPAPSGFTMENIRMFRGSAPRHLAFAGITGHQLYLWYESSRYCGRCGAPLRPHETERMMYCDACHQMDYPRISPAVIIGVTDGSRLLLSKYNGRTYKKYALLAGFTEIGETLEETVKREVMEEVGLKVSNVRYYKSQPWSFSGTLLVGYFCDLAEPGEIRLDENELALAEWFEREDIPLEDDDHASLTHEMIRYFKEMSTQAPPPDPL, encoded by the coding sequence ATGATACAGGACATCGCACCCCACACATTTGACAACGCTTACAGGAATCCGGCTCCGGGGCCGGACAGCTATGCTTTATACTACGAGGGACAAACCGTACTCGTGGATCTTTTAGTGGACGGCACGTTTGATTTTCCGAAATTCAGAGATTTAGAAGCTTTAAATAATGATATCTACCACACCTACACCTATCTGTTTTCCATTGACGGCAGGCCGTTTTACCTGCTGGACCATATCACGGTGCCGGCGCCCTCCGGCTTTACGATGGAAAATATCCGCATGTTCCGGGGAAGCGCGCCGCGCCACCTGGCCTTTGCCGGGATCACCGGACACCAGCTGTACCTGTGGTACGAGAGCAGCCGCTACTGCGGACGCTGCGGGGCGCCGCTCCGCCCCCATGAGACCGAGCGCATGATGTACTGCGACGCCTGCCATCAGATGGATTATCCCCGGATCTCCCCCGCCGTCATCATCGGGGTCACAGACGGCAGCCGCCTGCTGCTCTCCAAATACAACGGGCGCACCTATAAAAAGTACGCATTGCTGGCAGGCTTTACGGAGATCGGAGAGACTTTAGAAGAGACGGTGAAACGTGAGGTCATGGAGGAGGTGGGCCTTAAGGTCTCCAATGTCCGCTACTACAAAAGCCAGCCCTGGTCCTTCTCCGGCACGCTGCTGGTGGGGTATTTCTGCGATCTGGCAGAGCCGGGAGAGATCCGGCTGGATGAAAATGAGCTGGCGCTGGCGGAATGGTTTGAACGTGAGGACATCCCGTTAGAGGACGACGACCATGCCAGCTTAACCCATGAGATGATCCGGTATTTTAAGGAAATGTCTACTCAAGCGCCTCCACCAGATCCTTTATGA